DNA from Euzebyales bacterium:
CGCCGAACCCTGGCGCCTTCACCGCTGCGGACTTGAAGGTGCCCCGGATCTTGTTGACGACCAGCGTGGCGAGGGCCTCGCCCTCGACGTCCTCGGCGATGATCACCAGGGGCTTCCCGGTCTGGGAGACCTTCTCCAGCACCGGCAGGAGCTCCTGCACGCTCGAGATCTTCTTCCCCACGAGGAGGATGTAGGCCTCGTCGAGGACGGCCTCCATCCGGTCCTGGTCGGTGATGAAGTACGGCGAGATGTAGCCCTTGTCGAACTGCATCCCCTCGGTGAACTCGAGCTCCATCCCGAAGGTCTGGGACTCCTCGACCGTGACCACGCCGTCCTTCCCCACCTTCTCGAGGGCCTCGGCGATCTGCTCGCCGATGCTCGGGTCGGCCGCCGAGATCGCCGCCACGTGCGCGATCTCCTCCTTGCCCTCGACCTCGCGGGACTGCTTCTCGATCGCCTCGACGGCTGCCGCCACGCCCTGCTCGATGCCGCGCTTGAGAGCCATCGGGTTGGCGCCGGCCGCGACGTTGCGCAGACCCTCGCGTACCATCGCCTGTGCGAGCACGGTCGCGGTGGTCGTGCCGTCACCGGCGACGTCGTTGGTCTTGGTCGCGACCTCCTTCGCCAGCTGGGCACCCATGTTCTCGTAGGCGTCCTCGAGCTCGATGTCGCGGGCGACCGTCACGCCGTCCTTGGTGATCGTGGGCGAACCCCACTTCTTCTCCAGGACCACGTTCCGGCCCTTGGGGCCGAGCGTGACCTTGACCGCGTCGGCCAGCTTGTTCACGCCGGTCTCGAGCTTG
Protein-coding regions in this window:
- the groEL gene encoding chaperonin GroEL codes for the protein MAKQIKFHEDARRKLETGVNKLADAVKVTLGPKGRNVVLEKKWGSPTITKDGVTVARDIELEDAYENMGAQLAKEVATKTNDVAGDGTTTATVLAQAMVREGLRNVAAGANPMALKRGIEQGVAAAVEAIEKQSREVEGKEEIAHVAAISAADPSIGEQIAEALEKVGKDGVVTVEESQTFGMELEFTEGMQFDKGYISPYFITDQDRMEAVLDEAYILLVGKKISSVQELLPVLEKVSQTGKPLVIIAEDVEGEALATLVVNKIRGTFKSAAVKAPGFG